In Brachypodium distachyon strain Bd21 chromosome 5, Brachypodium_distachyon_v3.0, whole genome shotgun sequence, the genomic window TCCGTCCCGCCGTTTAAGAACTCGGAGCAGAGGCTGACCATCTCGGCGTCCGTGAGCTGCCTCCCATCCTCCACGCGGACGGCCAGGAGGGACTCCGCGTAGCAGAACGGCGGAGACTCACTGTCGTTGCCGGAGATATTAACGCTGCGGTTTGCGTGGATGAGTGGGCCGAAGACCTCGTCCTTCCTACGGCGCACGGCGAGGAGCTTAGCCCATTGCCGGTGGAAGAGCCGCTTGGTGAGCGCcgggaagaaggagaagacagGGAACTCTGTCATGGCGCTGAGCGCGCGCCGCTGGAGGTCCTCCACTTCGTCCAGCTCCTCCGGACGGAGCTCCACGCCGAAGCACATGCGCACGAGCAGCCCGAACATGGCGCGCCGCAGCAGCGGCCTTAAAGTCACCGTACTCCCTGCCCCAGCCGCCGCGAGCTCGGAGACGAGGCGGTCGCAGGTGGACCTCCTGGCGGCCGCGAAGGAGGCAACGCGGGCGGGGCTGAgggcctcggcggcgaggtTCCGGCGGAGGATGCGCCAGTAGGGGCCGTAGGGGGAGGCGCTGATGTCGAGGCCGCCGGCGTTGAAGAGACGGCCAGGgtcgtgcggcggcgggcggctggCGAAGGTAGCGCCGCCCTGGACGAGCGCGCGGTGGGCCAGCTCGCGGTCGGCGACGAAGACGTAGGTGCGGTGGAAGAGGCGGATGGAGATGACGGGGCCGTAACGCGCGTGGAGGCCCACCAGGAGCGGGCCCAGGTCGAAGATGGACCGCCGGAGCAGGAGGAACTTGGCCAGGAACGGCAGCGCCGGCGGGCCGGGGGGCGGCCGGCGTCCATGGCTGCGTCGTCGGCCGATCAGCAGCAATAGCAGCAGAAGGGAGGCAGcgcagaggaggagcaggctgggCGAGGTAAGTATGGCGGTGTCCTCCATTGCTTGTGCACGACGATCAGGTAgcggcagcgacgacgacgttaTATAGGGAGTTGTACGTGCGTTAGTCCAGA contains:
- the LOC100822597 gene encoding cytochrome P450 89A2; translation: MEDTAILTSPSLLLLCAASLLLLLLLIGRRRSHGRRPPPGPPALPFLAKFLLLRRSIFDLGPLLVGLHARYGPVISIRLFHRTYVFVADRELAHRALVQGGATFASRPPPHDPGRLFNAGGLDISASPYGPYWRILRRNLAAEALSPARVASFAAARRSTCDRLVSELAAAGAGSTVTLRPLLRRAMFGLLVRMCFGVELRPEELDEVEDLQRRALSAMTEFPVFSFFPALTKRLFHRQWAKLLAVRRRKDEVFGPLIHANRSVNISGNDSESPPFCYAESLLAVRVEDGRQLTDAEMVSLCSEFLNGGTDTTVTLLEWIMAELVNRPEIQAKLYQELQSRPPEDHNSGDLQSMPYLKAVVLEGLRLHPPGSFVLPHGVQQHLSPGAVAEIGGYTVPKGAAVNFLVAEIGRDEATWTAARKFRPERFMPGGEGHGVDVTGSREIKMMPFGAGRRACPGYALGIHHAEYFVARMVGELQWLPETEGKAVDMAEKLDFTTVMKHPLRARVVPRS